A genomic region of Fodinisporobacter ferrooxydans contains the following coding sequences:
- the grpE gene encoding nucleotide exchange factor GrpE, with product MSDTKQTDAQKKPGDSELDASIDTAREQAGAGESTDTEGTNDSEFANDGQENGTHLELLAKIQSLEEQLRERENRNLRLQADFDNFKRRSRAEREDLVQFATNRLIQALLPVLDNLDLALVSGQNAADAASVVKGVEMVARQLSGVLEQEGLTVMEAAGQAFDPNLHEGVMQVEATDEYPAGTVVEELRKGYLLKGKVIRPAMVKISQ from the coding sequence TTGTCAGATACCAAACAAACGGATGCTCAAAAAAAGCCAGGTGACTCTGAGTTGGATGCATCGATCGATACAGCCCGGGAACAAGCGGGAGCAGGCGAATCGACAGATACGGAAGGGACGAATGATTCGGAATTTGCAAATGACGGGCAGGAGAATGGAACGCATTTGGAACTGCTTGCAAAAATCCAATCGTTGGAAGAACAACTTCGCGAACGAGAGAACCGAAATTTGCGTTTGCAAGCAGATTTTGACAACTTTAAGCGAAGAAGCCGCGCGGAACGGGAAGACTTGGTTCAGTTCGCGACAAATCGCTTGATACAGGCACTGCTGCCTGTTTTGGATAACCTCGACTTGGCGCTTGTTTCCGGGCAAAATGCGGCGGATGCGGCGAGTGTTGTCAAAGGCGTCGAAATGGTCGCCAGACAACTGAGCGGGGTATTGGAGCAAGAAGGCCTAACTGTAATGGAAGCAGCCGGGCAGGCGTTTGACCCGAATTTGCACGAAGGTGTCATGCAAGTGGAGGCGACGGACGAATATCCTGCAGGCACTGTTGTTGAGGAATTGCGCAAAGGATATTTGTTAAAGGGAAAAGTCATTCGCCCGGCAATGGTGAAAATAAGTCAATAA
- the hrcA gene encoding heat-inducible transcriptional repressor HrcA has protein sequence MLTERQKLILRAIIEDYVQSAEPVGSRTLSKHEDIQFSAATIRNEMSDLEELGFLEQPHTSAGRIPSKKGYRFYVDHLLDPFELKSHDIVSMRSLFVKKMDQLEQIVQHTAHILSSLTNYTSIVLGPQIYEHNVRRIDLIPLRDRSAVVIIVTDTGHVENRTVQIPEHVSVDAIEQFVRILNDKLTGVPLYQIRSRMYSEIMQEMQKHLETYEEALAILDQISHPDQEGRVYLGGTTKMLSQPEFRDIEKVKPLFDMFEHTQQVVQILGPPEQLGIQIRIGLENGVEPLQNCSIITSTYSIQGKPAGTIGVLGPTRMDYGRVIRILAELTDVLSTALNRIQT, from the coding sequence GTGTTAACGGAGCGGCAAAAGCTGATTTTGCGTGCCATTATTGAAGATTACGTGCAATCGGCAGAACCTGTAGGCTCACGGACATTGTCCAAACATGAGGATATACAGTTCAGTGCTGCAACGATCCGGAATGAGATGTCCGATTTGGAAGAACTCGGATTTCTTGAACAACCGCACACATCAGCCGGACGCATTCCCTCCAAAAAAGGGTATCGGTTTTATGTCGACCATTTGCTGGATCCTTTTGAATTAAAATCGCACGATATCGTATCGATGCGCAGTCTTTTTGTGAAAAAAATGGATCAATTGGAACAAATTGTACAGCATACTGCGCATATTTTATCGAGTTTGACGAATTATACGTCGATTGTTCTAGGTCCGCAAATTTATGAGCATAATGTACGAAGGATTGATTTGATTCCCCTTCGTGATCGGTCTGCCGTTGTCATCATCGTCACGGATACGGGACATGTGGAAAACCGGACGGTACAGATACCCGAGCATGTTTCTGTAGATGCGATCGAACAATTCGTTCGCATATTAAATGATAAATTGACAGGCGTGCCTTTGTATCAAATTCGTTCACGCATGTACAGTGAAATTATGCAGGAGATGCAAAAGCATCTTGAGACATACGAAGAGGCGTTGGCGATTCTTGACCAAATTTCACATCCGGATCAGGAAGGTCGGGTGTATTTGGGCGGAACGACAAAGATGTTATCCCAGCCTGAGTTCCGGGATATCGAGAAGGTAAAGCCGCTTTTTGATATGTTTGAACATACGCAGCAAGTGGTTCAAATCCTGGGTCCGCCCGAACAACTCGGGATTCAGATTCGCATTGGCCTCGAGAATGGAGTAGAGCCTTTGCAAAATTGCAGCATTATTACCTCCACGTATTCCATACAAGGAAAACCGGCAGGGACAATCGGCGTGCTTGGGCCGACACGCATGGATTACGGTCGGGTGATTCGTATTTTGGCGGAATTGACTGATGTATTGTCAACGGCATTGAATCGTATACAAACATAA
- the dnaJ gene encoding molecular chaperone DnaJ, protein MAKRDYYEVLGVGKEASADEIKKAYRKLAKQYHPDLNQNNPQAEEKFKEVNEAYEVLSDPDKRANYDRFGHADPSQGFGGGQGFSGGFGDFGGFGDIFDMFFGGGGGGGGSTRNRGPARGADLQYRMTIEFKEAAFGVEKDIEIPKAETCGTCHGSGSKPGTQPETCKVCKGSGQQETVMNTPLGRMVNRRVCPACQGEGKRITHPCSDCRGKGVKEVRRKINVKIPAGVDTGNRIRVNGAGEAGAKGGPPGDLFIVIQVRSHDFFSREGEDVYCEVPLTFVQAALGDEIEVPTIDGKVKLRIPEGTQSGTQFRIRGKGIPRLGNGVARGDQHVKVFVVTPTKLSEKQKELLRDLSQELGEETHEQSKTFFERVKNAFKEVL, encoded by the coding sequence GTGGCTAAGCGAGATTATTATGAAGTGTTAGGTGTTGGAAAAGAAGCTTCTGCCGATGAGATTAAAAAAGCGTATCGAAAATTGGCGAAACAATATCATCCGGATTTGAATCAGAATAATCCACAAGCGGAAGAAAAGTTCAAAGAAGTGAATGAAGCATATGAGGTTCTTAGTGACCCGGACAAACGTGCCAACTATGATCGTTTTGGCCATGCAGACCCAAGTCAGGGTTTTGGCGGCGGCCAAGGGTTTAGCGGTGGATTCGGTGATTTTGGCGGCTTTGGCGATATTTTTGATATGTTTTTCGGCGGTGGCGGCGGTGGAGGTGGTTCCACTCGGAATCGGGGACCAGCGCGCGGCGCCGATCTGCAATATAGGATGACAATCGAGTTTAAAGAAGCGGCATTTGGTGTGGAAAAAGACATTGAGATACCAAAGGCGGAAACCTGCGGGACTTGTCATGGTTCCGGTTCCAAACCGGGAACACAACCGGAAACTTGTAAAGTATGCAAAGGCAGCGGCCAGCAGGAAACGGTCATGAATACGCCGCTTGGGCGCATGGTCAATCGGCGGGTATGTCCTGCTTGTCAGGGTGAAGGCAAGCGGATCACACATCCATGTTCCGATTGCCGCGGCAAAGGCGTAAAAGAAGTGCGGAGAAAAATCAATGTGAAAATCCCTGCCGGCGTAGACACCGGGAATCGGATTCGCGTCAATGGCGCAGGTGAGGCCGGGGCGAAAGGCGGACCGCCAGGGGATCTGTTTATTGTGATTCAGGTGCGTTCACATGATTTCTTCAGCCGCGAAGGTGAAGATGTATACTGTGAAGTTCCCCTAACCTTTGTACAAGCGGCTTTAGGTGATGAAATTGAAGTGCCTACCATTGATGGCAAAGTCAAACTCCGCATTCCTGAAGGCACACAGTCAGGCACCCAATTCCGGATCCGCGGCAAAGGCATTCCGCGTCTGGGCAATGGTGTGGCGCGGGGCGATCAGCATGTCAAAGTGTTTGTCGTGACGCCGACGAAGCTGTCGGAGAAACAAAAAGAGTTGCTGAGGGATTTAAGCCAGGAGTTGGGCGAAGAGACTCACGAACAATCGAAGACGTTTTTTGAGCGGGTCAAGAACGCATTTAAAGAAGTATTATAG
- the dnaK gene encoding molecular chaperone DnaK, with protein sequence MGKVIGIDLGTTNSCVAVMEGGEAVVIPNAEGGRTTPSVVAFAKNGERLVGDVAKRQAITNPDRTIISIKRHMGTNYKVSIEDKNYTPQEISAMILQKLKADAESYLGETVTQAVITVPAYFNDSQRQATKDAGKIAGLEVLRIVNEPTAAALAYGLDKQDQDQTILVYDLGGGTFDVSILELGDGTFEVKATSGNNRLGGDDFDQRIIDHLVSEFKKENGIDLSQDRMAMQRLKDAAEKAKKELSGVLTTNISLPFISADASGPKHLELNLTRAKFEELTADLVESTLGPTRQALSDSGLSASQIDKVVLVGGSTRIPAVQEAIKKLIGKEPTKGVNPDEVVALGAAIQAGVLAGEVKGLLLLDVTPLSLGIETLGGVFTKLIDRNTTIPTSKSQVFSTAADNQTSVEIHVLQGEREMASYNKTLGRFTLSDIPPAPRGIPQIEVKFDIDANGIVNVSAKDLGTGKSQNITIASSGGLAKEEIDRMVKEAEMNADDDKKRREEVEIRNQADTLVYTTEKTIKDLGDKVDQGEVQKANDAKEKLKQALAGTDIEAIKQAQEELNQVVQQLSVKLYEQAAQAAQADPNNAQAGGASAAQGNKDHVVDADYEVVDEEKK encoded by the coding sequence ATGGGAAAAGTTATCGGTATTGATTTAGGAACAACCAACTCTTGCGTAGCTGTCATGGAAGGTGGAGAAGCTGTTGTCATTCCCAATGCGGAAGGTGGACGCACCACTCCATCTGTAGTCGCATTCGCCAAAAATGGAGAACGCCTTGTAGGGGATGTTGCGAAACGTCAAGCGATTACAAACCCGGATCGTACCATTATCTCGATCAAACGTCATATGGGAACGAATTACAAAGTTTCCATTGAAGATAAAAACTATACGCCGCAAGAAATCTCTGCGATGATCCTGCAAAAATTAAAAGCAGATGCCGAAAGTTATCTCGGCGAGACTGTGACCCAAGCGGTGATTACCGTTCCGGCATACTTTAACGACAGTCAGCGGCAGGCGACCAAAGACGCGGGCAAGATTGCCGGTCTGGAAGTATTGCGAATTGTCAATGAACCGACAGCTGCTGCGTTGGCGTATGGCCTTGACAAGCAGGATCAAGATCAAACCATTTTGGTTTACGACCTTGGCGGCGGAACATTCGACGTATCCATTCTCGAGCTTGGCGATGGAACATTTGAAGTAAAAGCGACAAGCGGAAATAACCGCCTCGGCGGAGATGATTTCGACCAACGGATCATCGATCATTTGGTGTCGGAATTCAAAAAGGAAAACGGCATCGACTTAAGCCAAGACCGAATGGCGATGCAGCGTTTGAAAGATGCTGCCGAAAAAGCAAAAAAAGAGCTTTCCGGCGTTCTTACAACAAATATTTCCTTGCCGTTTATTTCCGCGGACGCGTCGGGTCCCAAGCACTTGGAGTTGAATTTGACACGCGCCAAGTTTGAAGAGCTGACGGCTGATCTGGTCGAGTCTACATTGGGGCCGACACGCCAGGCGCTATCTGATTCAGGACTTTCTGCAAGCCAGATTGACAAGGTGGTCTTGGTCGGCGGATCGACACGGATTCCGGCTGTTCAAGAAGCGATTAAGAAACTGATCGGCAAAGAACCGACCAAAGGTGTGAATCCGGATGAAGTCGTAGCCCTTGGTGCAGCGATTCAGGCAGGAGTGTTGGCAGGTGAAGTGAAAGGACTCTTATTGCTTGATGTTACACCGTTGTCCCTTGGCATTGAGACATTGGGCGGCGTGTTTACAAAGTTGATTGATCGCAATACGACAATCCCTACTTCGAAGAGCCAAGTGTTCTCAACTGCCGCCGATAACCAAACATCTGTGGAAATTCACGTATTGCAAGGGGAGCGGGAAATGGCGTCCTACAACAAAACATTGGGCCGTTTCACATTGTCCGACATTCCGCCTGCACCGCGTGGAATTCCCCAAATTGAAGTGAAATTCGATATTGACGCGAATGGAATCGTCAATGTATCTGCAAAAGATCTTGGCACAGGCAAGAGTCAAAACATTACGATTGCATCTTCCGGCGGCTTGGCGAAAGAAGAAATCGACCGCATGGTAAAAGAAGCGGAAATGAATGCGGATGATGACAAGAAGCGCCGCGAAGAGGTAGAAATTCGCAACCAGGCGGATACGCTTGTTTATACAACGGAAAAAACAATCAAGGACTTGGGTGATAAAGTCGACCAAGGGGAAGTGCAAAAAGCAAATGATGCAAAAGAGAAGTTGAAGCAGGCGCTTGCCGGTACGGATATCGAAGCGATTAAGCAAGCGCAGGAAGAGTTGAATCAAGTAGTTCAACAGTTGTCTGTGAAATTGTATGAACAAGCGGCACAAGCGGCGCAAGCAGATCCGAACAATGCACAGGCAGGCGGCGCCAGTGCAGCACAAGGAAACAAAGACCATGTTGTCGATGCAGACTATGAAGTTGTAGATGAAGAAAAGAAATAA
- the hemW gene encoding radical SAM family heme chaperone HemW, with protein MNVPVRSLYIHIPFCGSKCFYCDFNSYVSSETVMERYTDALCKELTMIAQTDSALPLRTVFFGGGTPTLLPPRLLEKILQTLHQFYSIEADAEITMEANPGSVDSDTLRIIKEHGVNRLSFGVQSFDDTMLHSLGRLHDRNTVYRSFEMARKAGFYSINLDLMFGLPDQTLELLEDSVSQLLMLAPEHVSVYGLKIEAGTPFAKWYDAGHLQLPPEHAEVAMYEFVQQSLADHGYEQYEISNFAKHGHKSRHNIVYWRNEPYLAAGAGAHGYVGGRRYANIKRLDPYMEELEAEKRPIESVESISVEMEQEDTMMLGLRLAEGVTYDRFFTRHGVAMQEVFGSVIQDFAGKGLLEVDESGVRLRRSAYIVGNEVFAGFIDI; from the coding sequence ATGAACGTACCTGTACGCTCTCTCTATATACACATTCCTTTTTGTGGAAGCAAATGTTTTTACTGTGATTTTAATTCCTATGTGAGCTCGGAAACTGTTATGGAGCGTTATACGGACGCATTGTGCAAAGAATTAACGATGATCGCACAAACCGATTCTGCCTTGCCTTTACGCACCGTGTTTTTCGGCGGCGGGACACCGACGCTGTTGCCGCCGCGCTTGCTGGAAAAAATCTTGCAGACACTGCACCAATTCTATTCAATAGAAGCGGATGCCGAGATTACGATGGAAGCAAATCCGGGTTCGGTGGATTCCGATACATTGCGAATCATAAAGGAGCATGGCGTGAATCGTTTGAGTTTCGGCGTGCAAAGTTTTGACGATACCATGCTGCATTCACTCGGACGATTGCATGATCGCAATACGGTGTATCGGAGCTTTGAAATGGCGCGGAAAGCAGGATTCTACTCGATCAACCTCGATTTGATGTTCGGTTTGCCTGATCAAACATTGGAGTTGCTGGAAGATAGCGTATCACAATTGCTTATGCTTGCACCTGAGCATGTATCTGTGTATGGATTAAAAATAGAGGCGGGAACACCTTTTGCAAAATGGTATGATGCGGGGCATTTGCAACTGCCGCCGGAACATGCGGAAGTCGCCATGTACGAATTCGTGCAGCAATCCCTGGCGGATCATGGCTATGAACAATATGAAATTTCCAATTTTGCAAAACATGGCCACAAGTCTCGCCACAACATTGTATATTGGCGGAATGAACCGTATCTCGCTGCAGGTGCCGGTGCTCACGGCTATGTCGGAGGCCGGCGATACGCCAATATCAAACGCTTGGATCCTTATATGGAAGAACTCGAAGCGGAAAAACGGCCGATTGAGTCAGTCGAGAGTATTTCCGTGGAAATGGAGCAAGAGGATACGATGATGCTTGGGTTGCGTTTGGCAGAAGGAGTAACGTATGATCGCTTTTTCACACGTCACGGTGTAGCGATGCAAGAAGTGTTCGGTTCCGTCATTCAGGATTTTGCAGGAAAAGGACTATTGGAAGTCGATGAATCAGGCGTCCGCCTGAGGCGATCCGCTTACATTGTCGGCAATGAAGTGTTTGCCGGATTTATTGACATTTAG
- the prmA gene encoding 50S ribosomal protein L11 methyltransferase: MMYYELTCLVSHEASEAVVELLHRFGAAGVSIEDSSWGVEPLPDRYGELYAMEELDLPAEGVRIKAYIAAGDYHDALATAIAEEIRALQSYGLEPGAATVSVASLDEEDWAHGWKQFYKPVQVSERLLIVPSWEMESISVPEHLEVIQIEPGMAFGTGTHATTVLCMRLLEQALRGGEKVIDVGCGTAILSIAAAKLGASRVLACDLDSVAVEVAQDNVKKNAVDDRIHVQQGNLLHGVTWQADVVVANILAEIVLQLTQAAYDHLLPGGWFISSGIIEQYADDVEARLQAVGFSVVEKKTQGDWVAFLAQK, from the coding sequence ATGATGTATTATGAGTTGACATGTCTCGTCAGCCATGAAGCCAGTGAGGCGGTCGTGGAACTGCTGCATCGCTTTGGCGCTGCCGGCGTATCCATCGAAGATTCCAGCTGGGGTGTCGAACCATTGCCGGATCGGTATGGAGAATTATATGCAATGGAAGAATTGGATCTGCCGGCGGAAGGCGTACGAATCAAAGCATATATTGCGGCCGGCGATTATCACGATGCGTTGGCAACAGCGATTGCCGAGGAGATTCGGGCATTGCAATCTTACGGACTCGAACCTGGTGCGGCAACTGTAAGTGTGGCAAGTCTTGATGAAGAAGATTGGGCACATGGTTGGAAACAGTTTTACAAACCCGTACAAGTCAGCGAACGTTTGCTGATTGTTCCGAGTTGGGAAATGGAATCCATCTCTGTTCCTGAACATCTAGAAGTCATTCAGATCGAACCCGGCATGGCATTTGGCACGGGTACACACGCAACGACTGTCTTGTGTATGCGGTTGTTGGAGCAGGCTCTCCGTGGCGGAGAGAAGGTCATTGACGTGGGATGCGGTACGGCGATTCTATCGATTGCGGCAGCCAAGCTTGGAGCAAGCAGAGTGCTCGCATGTGATCTTGACTCCGTCGCAGTGGAAGTTGCGCAAGACAATGTCAAAAAAAACGCCGTGGATGATCGGATACATGTTCAACAAGGGAATCTGCTGCACGGCGTCACATGGCAGGCAGATGTCGTCGTGGCCAATATTCTGGCTGAAATTGTGCTGCAATTGACACAAGCTGCATATGATCATTTGCTTCCCGGCGGATGGTTTATTTCCTCGGGAATTATCGAGCAGTATGCGGATGATGTGGAAGCTCGCCTGCAGGCTGTCGGCTTTTCCGTTGTCGAGAAAAAAACGCAAGGGGATTGGGTTGCATTCCTTGCTCAAAAGTGA